The following nucleotide sequence is from Glycine max cultivar Williams 82 chromosome 9, Glycine_max_v4.0, whole genome shotgun sequence.
TTCCACTGCACTACATTCAGTGAAACCATTTGGCTTGATGCCCTTGATTTTTcatgattattaattaaagagTTTGTGGTAGGAGCcttctttttttatgaattttctggttattgtttcttctctctttaGTCTTCTACCCCCAGATGTTCTTCCAATCTCTAGTCTAAATAGCATATCAACTCTTATATCACCTCACTTAAacaaggaaagaaggaagaggATTATAAGAATCCAAaacaaagaaattgaaataaaaagaaaatcagtGGTGAATCTAGCAGTCTTGATTTGATATTGTCAACAATCCCTAGCAATGGCATTAAAAAACTTGATGggaattttgttttaatcatgTTAAGTATACCAATCATGCATATTGAGTAATAAAAGAGTAAGTAGAGTATCCTTAATTTTCAGATTGATTCAAGTATCAACTACTTTCTCAAAGTAATACTTTCgagtaaataaaagataattagaAAGACTaagaatcattaattaaaaaccaaattaagaaaataaataaaaatagcaactacagaattttttattttaatttgaattatactCTAGTAGTtctattaatttgaattttcatggaAAAAAGTTCCAtagctattattttaatttctttttcagtttaatttttgttttacgaCCTATAGATATAATTCTATTGAAGGTACGGTAATATACTAATAAGAACATTAATTTATTCCAGTAAGATTTTTCAGTTTGGTTCTTAGCTCTCAatctttttaagatttttttgctAACTCTTTTTATCAGTGGAATTATAtgaaaaaaggttaaaatataattttgatttcttatctatattttaatgtaaaaagttAATTGAACGATCAATTTGGTATAACAAGGCACTatacgagaaaaaaaaataccattggTGTACTTGCcacgattaaaaaaaaaatgccactAGTTATACTAATCAAGACCGatccaatataattttttagtgtaTGGACCAAAAGATTACTCacgttttattaataattagggGACTATAGTTTAATTGTCGACTGTGTATatattcttgtaaaaaaaaatgttgggggtaacaagttttaaaattaaataaataagtatttttttgggtaaataaataaatactagtaTGTGACAATAGGCTGAGGCTTCGAAAAAATATTATGAGGTCTTTAAATATTAGGGAGAGGCGCTTCCATGGCTCCTGTTTGTGGTATGCATGCCTATGTCTGGATCCATAACCAcgcttttttaaattaattaaaaaaaataaaagggtcaaagttaattaataaagtatttaatttaatagaacGGAGTTAATTAATTCCAAAACTTTATGCAGCGACAAGTGAGATCTTGAAACTCAGTTGCAAGTTGGCACTGCCAGAATCACAGaagcattttaatttttaaatattttatcttttggtCTGATTGTGAAGCTAGAACCTCCCTTTGTCGTAAAAAGAGACAACATTATCAATTGTGGCTTTTCTTTCAACTGTGGGATTACACCTTTATATATGTCAGTTCACATAAAATGGGTAATGTAATTCAATTGGCCTGAAGCCCTAATTTACAAAAATGGGAAGGAAAAGACATTAATTACCACACTCTGTTTTGTGTTTAGTTTCATCTATcatgaatataaatattttataattgtatTCACGTCTTACGATGCATAAAAcgattttaaattatatcttaaaaacgattaaatgataaaaaaaaaaaagagaattcaaGGTacgtattcttttttttaaacctGGGATATCTCCTggttaaagattaatttttcgAATTATTAAGGTCTATTTACagaattaatatttctaaataaatttttatttatacatatacttTGAAGATCAAACTCCTAGTAATCGCTTACTTAAGAAGCTTGATCTCTTTCAACTGTATCACaacttgttgatttttatgaatatatttttatagagTATGTGATACACACTTAATAGCGCATGCTacgaaatttcaattgatttCTTTTTACCCAAATTTcgattgaattattttaagaatattaaatttttttaaaaaacttaatattcaattacttttaaattgttGTGTAAACTTTTAACAAAACATCGTGATGCTGCgataacaaaatttcaaaaatttattaaacaataatttataacgATTAAAATCATGACATGAGcttatttccttaaaaaaattgattaaaattaaacttctaAGCTTTATCCTATAGTTTAAcccaaaaagacaaaaagaaaagtttagCAAAATGACTTATGAACATGTTTATttgatcttaaaaaataatttttcgcATTGtgtaagtattttaatataaatttaaattattttggatATTCACTTTAGTTATGTTTTTATATTCATacattaattatgtttaatcagctgtcaaaaatcaattttattaaaattaattatacctGATTTAAAACAACCCCCACAGCATATGTTATAGCACACTGTGAAACTATTCATATAAAAAGCCTAGAGCACAGGACTAAAACTATTCATATAAGCCTAGGGCACACAAGCTCCTCTCACTAGTCACCAGATTAGCCTATGTCTCTAGTTAATGTCTTGAAACATCTTTTGTAATAAACGAAGTAGCTTTAGCTTTTGAAAATCAAACGTTCACCTTTAGACAAGTTTCAGGAAATTAAagaactttttttgtattttttttttccttctcatttCCTCCACAGTTCATAGGGTTTAACGCAAACGAAACTGTAGCAATTTGAATTCTCAAGTTCATGATTAAGGGGGAAATATCTTCTATTTAAAAAGCATACTATATTGCGGAAAGGACAGTGATATCTacatattaattttacttttaataaaaataagataatataaatttgtatGCAAAAGTAGATAATATATTACACTATAATGCcatctaatcataattagtgataatttcttattattaacattagtgtaaaaagttttacactTCAATTTTGTTTGTATAACAAggtacttataaaaaaaatatgtataaaataatgtGCAATAATAActtgtgaatatatatagcttTCTTCCCAGTAGTTGTGTTGTTGAGGTGGAGAACTAGCATACAAGATCTTAAAAGCTGCATGCTCAGGCTAGGTAGGAAAGAAGCCCTTTAAATTTTGGGATGAAAAAGGTGAAATCAAGGAGTTGTACTTAAAAGGGCAATttctttttagattaaaaaatccAAAGATTAATGGAAGAAGGTATCAGTTTTTGCAACTGGTTCTGTCTCTTACAATATGAACAATTAATACAACTCTGTGCCAGTTATGTCTTGTTACCAAACAACTTTGGGTCCATGAAGGTACTAAAACGATCAGAAGCAAATTTTATGCTCCAAGTTTTTTTCTTGAGGAAGCTGACAGAAAACTAGTATTACAATACAATGCCCCGTTTGTGGCAAACTTTTCTGCCTTTCTAAACACAGAAAAATGGTCCAAAATTCCAAATAAAGCtcgtttgaaagaaaaaaaacattttactcGTTTGCATGTCAATTGACACTATTGTTGTGTCATACATATGTAATCTGAATTCTGCAGTTCACAATTAAGTTAATTGAATTATTCCCTAACCAACAAAAATTCCTCAAACCCATTTTATTAGCCTTAGCAGAGTAAATTTCCTTCTATAGTGGTTCAATCCCATCACAAAACCTCTGAGAGGATGCGTTTCTGCATTCAATTTCGTTTATCCATtcgaaaaaaatggaaacatcTTGGACACTGTCATGCTCAAATATTGGCTAAACACTAAGGTCTAtatattaaactaattaaacCAAGATATTAATATTACTTACTTTTTTTTGAGCTAATTAATATTACTTACATGTGAACATAAGTTGTGTAAGAAACAGAAACTTGAGAAACTCATTTAGAATGGTCTCAAATCTCAATTGGTTGTTACTTAACTTGTTCTACTAATTGTTATCAGTTAAATCAAACCATATTTGCTTGAACACTTTGATAATGAGATCATGATACTCATCTGAATTCAAAGAAAGATAGCAAGCTAGAAGATCCTCCAAATCCTTTGATGTCCTTATGTTGTTCTGCACAATCATCTCCACCATTGATTCTCTGAAATCCCTCTGTGGATTCAGTGATGACTTCACAACTGCAAAGCTATCGGAGAGGCTTCTCcgggcggcggcggcggcggcggccgAGGACACGCTTCTCCGGCCGTTTGCCTGAACTCTCCGGCTGGCGATTCGCGGAGAATTCATCCGAAGCCTCACTCCAGGAGAACTCACAGAGAATCTCCTTCCATAGTTGTTCTTCTGTCCCTTCATTGATGCAGTGTCTTCCTTCACAATTTTAACCCTCAGAGGGCCCTTATTGAGGTTTGGTTCTTCTTCATGTGCAGCCATCTTGCTTCTGGTTTTGGTTTCTTTCTTCTTGGCATCACTGAGCAAGTCATTGAATTTTGCAGGCTTTGTCACAATTGGTGGAAGCACAAGGTCTGAGAAGGAATCACATTCATAATCATATCCTTCTAGCTTATCATCTTTTCTGGCTATGGAATTGTTGTCAACATCAATGATGATGTCCTTGGTGTTGGAGTGTACCCTGCAGGCACAAGAGTTTGCCCAAGGAACCGTTTCATCGAATGACTCGGTTGGAAGAACACGGTCTGTTCTGAATTCTGGGTCAGGGTGCTCTGAAGATTCAGTAGAGCTATTATCATGTGGTGATGAGGAGGAGTTGTTATTGTTAGAGACAACAAGAAGCTTAGGTGAAGAAGTCCTTGAAGTTCTTTTCTTCAGTCTTTGTTTGGATGATTTTCTGGGGGGTTCAGGGGAATTGTTGTCTTTGGCATTTTGGTTATTTGTTGGTGTTGGTGAGGAGTAGATTCTATCATTTGGGGTAAGCTCCCTAGTGAAATAGTAAGACTTTCTGAGATTGTATTGGTGGGGTTGCTTTGGTTTTGATGGTTTTGTGGTTGAGACTGGTGAAGGTTGCTTTTTCTTCCTGGAATTAGTTGTTTGGGTTTGCTTTCTTGTTTTTCCCATGTCCTTGAGTTTGTAAAACCAGGCATTGGGGATTATATCTGATAATTTGAACCTATAGTTACCCATCCCCTCTTAGTATCTGagtttctctcttcctttctctatGTTTGTGAAGGTCCTGAAGAAGTTGTGTGGTTTCTACTTTCTAGTTCTCTCTATGATGAATGAAGGATGAGACTTCAGGTAAGTCCATGATTGTGTTTTGGTTTGGCACTCATGGTAATGTGAGATAAATACAGGAGAAATGAGGCTTTTGGAATTGGAGGTAGTAGTACGGGTTGGGGTCCACAACGCAGGAAGAAAAAAGGTtggcaaaaaaatgaaaattttagtgGGGCTGATGTGGTGATTGGTGAATGAATGACTATTACCTaatccaaaaatataaaataaaaacataacaatttttcttcttttaccaCTACTCAAAAGGATCACAAAGgtgatttaaagtttaaacaccCTTCTACGTATGTGATTGATTCCCAAGTGGATTATCTTCATAGGAAAACAACAATTGATATTTGATTGTGGCCCATGCAATATTTGGAGTGTTTACCCTACTACTGCTTTAGACCCGAGTGCAGGCTCTAAcactaatagagaaaaatatgagCCAGACCAATCGGTTATGTTCTCAGATGTATAAAAGTAAAAGCACTATTCTTTTGTGAGTGGAATAGGAGGATGCTATTTTGCAGAAAGTTCATTGGCTCATTGCAACTAACAAGCAATGTGGTTTTGGTTAAAAATTTGTTCTGACGAGAAAGGGAAAAGGAACACACTGAGAAAACTGTTCTAAAGAAGAATTTGAGGGGCAGGGGAaaaaagagaagtttttggaATTGGAAGCTTGTTGCGTGGGTCAGGAATACCATGCATCCAATATAGAAAAATCCCAGTGGCCCATCTAATAGATAGATTGTGCAATTTTGGattactctctttttttgttatattcttTCTTATGATTGCTTGCTTGTCTATCAGGCTTAGGGAAACTAGATCATGGGTTTTGTTATGAAGTCAACAGTCTTAGTTTGGCCCTGTGAGTCTATCCAACATTTTCTAGGTAAACTCTTGACGTACCATGTCTCTAAAGGTAAGAAAAGGaatcaaatttttcttttgatatgaAAATCAAACTGCATGTATTCTTTGCAGAAAACAAtcttattcaaaacaaataGAACTATCGGGATTAGTAAAAATCATTCATCTCAGTATACTTATGACTCGAATTAAGAtcattagttaaattaaaataaataattctgtGTAAGTTGTTCTGTGCATTCTGTGATAACGAATCAAATTTCAGCAAAATATAATAGATTCCCATGTTgcaaactaaattaataatgataataatgtaGAAAGAGAGGATATGTTCAAATGGATTGGTTGTGGATTCGCCTAGTGTAACCACGatcagaatttgaaattgatataTACTTTAAATCCGTAGAGCTTTGAATGATAGCATGGTACATGCTGTACATAAATCATGCCAGAGAAATTAATGTTGGTTACTAATCTTGAAAAAATTTGCATTGGTAACTTAATTTGTACAATCATTGCAGTATCGAGcagcataaaaatataatggcATGGTACCACCACGTTATGGATGAGGTACGTAATAACATTACATCCATTCTTTCTTTCCAAAAGCATATGCAGAGAAGGTGAGGCATTGTTGTTATGCCCTTTGGCTTTGGGAGTAATGTTGAACATGGTCAAATGGTCCCCTTCCTTGATCCGTGCAAAGGTACAACCCCAGTGGCCACCCTAACGGTCTGGGCTCTGTGCACGTGTCAAAACTGTAGGCAATATtcaacaattttgtttttataaattagacaaatattttttttgttttattatttattttttttggtggtgGGTGGGGACCCTAGAGTGTTTCTGTCATTAGTGAAATATATTAAGGTTGTTTGTATGAAGGATAGCATGTATCTCGTGCTATGCTATAGTCTAATCTAATCCCCTTTTTGTATTAGACAGCGTCCTCCTAATGCAATTTTGGACTATAATATCATATGCGATGGTATTTGATTTGCTTGACAAGAATGCAATGTTATTGTTTTTAGGTAAAAGTTTTGGACTTGGATGAGAATGGGGGAGGGGGAAGAACAGTTGTTCTTCTCCTATTGGCCCATTGTCATAATCACTCTTATCCATGTTGTCATTGTTATGTGATCAGTTTACACATTTGTAGTTGTAGGCCCAACTCAGCTTTTTGGTACCAGCGTTAACTTGGCCTGGTCAAATATCAGAACACACAGGGAGAGAAAAGAACAAGACATGTGTGGTAATTAAATAGATTAGTTGACTTAGGCCCTTAATTGACCTAGGAATTTTCATCAGGTCCTGCTGCCACTTGGCATTGGGACCATACTGAAGAGGGAAAGGGCACTTTGTAAGTTCAAAGTTTGGGTTGAAAGTTcaataaattgaaatttcagctTATCTCAAGTTAACAAATACAAGCAGGATGAAGCATCTTGATATCACTTCCTCAAAAAAAAGATCTTATCACATCCCTAAGCAAATGATCATTTATTTGAACATTAGTATTTTTCTATCCATAAGAATCAAAGTTAATGTTAGGAAGTTTACAATAATTCACGCATCCTATTCAATCAATTGAGTTAAATCCATTATTAACATTTGAACATTagttttgtgtgtgttttgtttaattttctttttcaatttgtaTATCTTTCTGGCTTATTTTGTTTGTGTGTGGCAAGAAACAAGTTGAAATGCTCTTtgatcctaaaataaaaaaaagacagtCAAGATCAATAGAAGGGACACAAATCTAATGAAGCAATAGGGAAGAAACATAGAAAAGGCAGAAACTTCATAGTCATATAATTCCCAGTTCTAACCGATGGCTCATCAAGGACATGAAGTTAGGAACACTCTTGGTGAATATACCTATAGTACGATGAGCAGATATGCTTCCAAAATTATAAGACTGCTTGTAGCTGCCAACAATTTTGAGACAAACCTATACTTCctcgtattgtgcaacaaaacAAGTTTGGAGGGagggaaggaggaggaggaggatcaAAATCTCCATATTGCAAAATTTGGAGAGATCTGTGatacaattataaaataaatggaGTAATATATGATATACTGTTTGTTTAGACTACTTCCATTTTCTCTGTGAGACAAATCAAAACATGGCTAAAATCTCAACCCAAAGTATCATCACATGGAAGGAATTAGAAAGCAAATGACTGAACATCCATAATTAGTGTCAAGCCCTATTTATTTCATAAGAGTGTCTACTTGTAAcagaataaaatttaagaaatttgagcacttttttttctccaaaataaataaataaaaagtatggTCTCACT
It contains:
- the LOC100817790 gene encoding transcription repressor OFP1 is translated as MGNYRFKLSDIIPNAWFYKLKDMGKTRKQTQTTNSRKKKQPSPVSTTKPSKPKQPHQYNLRKSYYFTRELTPNDRIYSSPTPTNNQNAKDNNSPEPPRKSSKQRLKKRTSRTSSPKLLVVSNNNNSSSSPHDNSSTESSEHPDPEFRTDRVLPTESFDETVPWANSCACRVHSNTKDIIIDVDNNSIARKDDKLEGYDYECDSFSDLVLPPIVTKPAKFNDLLSDAKKKETKTRSKMAAHEEEPNLNKGPLRVKIVKEDTASMKGQKNNYGRRFSVSSPGVRLRMNSPRIASRRVQANGRRSVSSAAAAAAARRSLSDSFAVVKSSLNPQRDFRESMVEMIVQNNIRTSKDLEDLLACYLSLNSDEYHDLIIKVFKQIWFDLTDNN